From the Lathyrus oleraceus cultivar Zhongwan6 chromosome 4, CAAS_Psat_ZW6_1.0, whole genome shotgun sequence genome, one window contains:
- the LOC127073171 gene encoding DNA replication licensing factor MCM2 codes for MEPGIPPSTPDSPTSPSIGFNTDQLPHTHTSRASEDDEASVDPDIIRDEPEPEEDEDGEDLYNDNFLEDYRRMDEADQFESVGLDDSVEDERDFDQIMEDRRAAEVELDTRDGRASNRTKLPQLLHDQDTDDDSYRPSKRARADHRSSVPPSEDDLDGMNSSPGRSQRGQHSRDDNPTTDQNEDDQYEDDFDDEAGYEMYRVQGTLREWVTRDEVRRFIARKFKDFLLTYVNPKNEHGDFEYVRLINEMVSANKCSLEIDYKQFIYVHPNIAIWLADAPHSVLEVMEDVAKSVVFQLHPNYKHIHQKIYVRITNLPVYDQIRNIRQIHLNTMIRIGGVVTRRSGVFPQLQQVKYDCSKCGAILGPFFQNSYSEVKVGSCPECQSKGPFTVNIEQTIYRNFQKLTLQESPGIVPAGRLPRYKEVILLNDLIDCARPGEEIEVTGIYTNNFDLSLNTKNGFPVFSTVVEANYVTKKQDLFSAYKLTQEDKEEIENLGKDPRIGERIVKSIAPSIYGHDDIKTGIALAMFGGQEKNVEGKHRLRGDINVLLLGDPGTAKSQFLKYVEKTGQRAVYTTGKGASAVGLTAAVHKDPVTREWTLEGGALVLADRGICLIDEFDKMNDQDRVSIHEAMEQQSISISKAGIVTSLQARCSVIAAANPIGGRYDSSKLFTQNVELTDPIISRFDILCVVKDVVDPVTDEMLAKFVVDSHFKSQPKGANNDDKSVSESQDASGMPTDPEILPQDLLKKYITYAKLNVFPRFNDVDLDKLTHVYAELRKESSHGQGVPIAVRHIESMIRMSEAHARMHLRQHVTPEDVDMAIRVLLDSFISTQKFGVQKALQKSFRKYITFKKDYNDMLIYILQELVKSAIKFEEIVAGSTSSLTHVEVKVDDLFVKAQEHDIYDLKPFFNSSQFSKSNYILDEERAVIRHNLV; via the exons ATGGAGCCAGGAATTCCCCCATCAACTCCCGATTCGCCTACATCTCCATCCATCGGTTTCAACACCGATCAACTTCCTCACACTCACACCAGTCGCGCTTCCGAAGACGACGAAGCTTCCGTTGATCCTGATATCATTCGCGACGAGCCTGAGCCAGAGGAAGATGAAGACGGAGAAGATCTATACAATGATAACTTTCTCGA GGATTATCGGAGGATGGATGAAGCTGACCAGTTCGAATCTGTTGGATTGGATGACTCCGTTGAAGATGAGAGAGATTTTGATCAGATCATGGAGGATCGTAGGGCTGCTGAGGTTGAGCTTGACACTCGTGATGGCCGTGCTTCCAATCGCACCAAACTTCCTCAGCTTCTTCACGACCAGG ATACTGATGATGACAGTTACAGGCCTTCTAAAAGGGCCAGAGCTGATCACAGGTCTTCTGTACCACCAAGTGAAGATGATCTTGATGGGATGAATAGTTCACCTGGAAGGTCACAACGAGGACAACACTCAAGGGATGATAATCCAACCACTGATCAAAATGAGGATGATCAGTATGAG gatgattttgatgatgaagCTGGGTATGAGATGTACCGTGTTCAAGGAACTCTTAGAGAATGGGTTACAAGAGATGAAGTGCGCCGTTTCATAGCCAGGAAATTCAAAGATTTCTTACTCACTTATGTCAATCCAAAGAATGAACACGGAGACTTTGAGTATGTACGTCTGATTAATGAAATGGTGTCAG CTAACAAGTGCAGTTTGGAGATAGATTACAAGCAATTTATCTATGTCCATCCCAACATTGCCATTTGGCTTGCTGATGCACCTCATTCTGTTCTAGAAGTGATGGAAGATGTTGCTAAAAGTGTTGTCTTTCAGTTACATCCAAATTACAAACACATACATCAAAAGATTTATGTTCGCATTACCAACCTACCAGTTTATGATCAGATCAGAAATATTAG ACAGATTCATTTGAATACAATGATCCGAATTGGGGGAGTTGTAACTAGGCGCTCTGGAGTTTTCCCCCAGTTGCAACAGGTGAAGTATGACTGTAGCAAATGTGGGGCAATTTTAGGGCCATTTTTTCAGAATTCCTATTCAGAGGTCAAAGTTGGCTCCTGTCCTGAGTGTCAATCAAAAGGACCATTCACTGTCAATATTGAACAG ACAATTTACAGGAATTTTCAAAAGCTCACTCTTCAAGAGAGCCCAGGAATAGTTCCTGCTGGGCGACTGCCAAGATACAAAGAAGTGATACTATTGAATGATCTGATTGACTGTGCTCGACCTGGAGAAGAGATT GAGGTCACAGGTATCTATACTAATAACTTTGACTTGTCCCTTAACACGAAGAATGGTTTTCCCGTGTTTTCCACTGTTGTTGAGGCAAATTATGTTACAAAGAAGCAAGATCTCTTTTCTGCCTACAAACTTACACAGGAAGACAAAGAAGAGATTGAAAATTTGGGCAAAGACCCCCGAATTGGAGAAAGG ATTGTCAAGTCTATTGCTCCATCAATCTATGGTCATGATGATATAAAAACTGGAATAGCTTTAGCTATGTTTGGAGGTCAAGAAAAGAATGTTGAAGGGAAGCATCGTCTGCGAGGAGACATCAATGTTCTTCTTCTTGGCGACCCAGGAACAGCAAAGTCTCAATTTCTCAA GTATGTTGAAAAAACTGGCCAGAGAGCTGTATACACCACTGGCAAAGGAGCTTCTGCTGTGGGTCTCACTGCTGCAGTTCACAAGGATCCTGTCACACGGGAATGGACCCTTGAAGGGGGAGCTCTTGTTCTAGCTGACAGAGGGATTTGTCTCATTGATGAATTTGACAAGATGAATGACCAGGATCG AGTAAGTATTCATGAAGCTATGGAGCAGCAGAGCATAAGCATATCAAAAGCTGGAATTGTCACATCTCTTCAGGCACGCTGTTCTGTCATTGCTGCTGCAAATCCTATTGGAGGAAG ATATGATTCTTCAAAGTTGTTTACACAGAATGTTGAATTGACAGATCCTATTATTTCTCGTTTTGACATCCTCTGCGTTGTGAAG GATGTGGTTGATCCAGTCACTGATGAAATGCTTGCAAAGTTTGTTGTTGACAGTCACTTTAAGTCACAACCCAAGGGTGCTAACAATGATGATAAGTCTGTTAGTGAGTCTCAGGATGCATCTGGCATGCCAACTGACCCAGAG ATACTCCCACAAGATCTGTTGAAGAAGTACATTACATATGCCAAGTTGAATGTTTTCCCAAGGTTTAATGATGTTGATTTGGATAAACTTACTCATGTGTATGCAGAACTCCGGAAGGAATCATCG CACGGTCAAGGAGTCCCCATTGCTGTAAGGCACATTGAATCAATGATAAGGATGTCTGAAGCTCATGCGAGAATGCATCTCAGACAGCATGTAACACCAGAGGATGTGGACATGGCAATTCGTGTTCTACTTGATTCATTCATTTCAACCCAGAAGTTTGGGGTGCAGAAAGCACTGCAAAAG AGCTTTAGAAAGTATATCACTTTCAAGAAGGACTATAATGATATGCTCATTTATATTCTCCAAGAGCTTGTAAAGAGTGCTATTAAATTTGAAGAAATTGTTGCTGGGTCTACTTCTAGTCTGACGCATGTAGAAGTCAAAGTAGATGATCTCTTCGTGAAG GCTCAAGAGCATGATATATATGATCTGAAGCCGTTCTTCAACAGCAGCCAGTTTTCAAAGTCCAATTATATTTTAGATGAGGAGCGAGCAGTGATCAGACACAACCTTGTGTGA